One part of the Mariniflexile litorale genome encodes these proteins:
- a CDS encoding substrate-binding domain-containing protein: MQKITLVYILKLSIIVGLIFVSGCSNISETKTYTIGFSQTGINDEWRKSMNQAMEIQAGFYPELELKILDSKDNIDNQIKDIEQLISEKIDMLIVSPIKSKPITPIVESAFKSGIPVLIVDRKTDGDNYTAYLGGDNYEVGTNAANYLASLTNENKNIIEVKGLAGSSPALERSLGFNDVINSTKNLEVVKTIEGNWESYSIKDPLRDILESIKDIDYIFVHNDRMALGAWEVVKEKKLQKRIKILGVDGLNGPNGGIQLVKENKLLATILYPTGGDEAIQLALKILNGERVAKNNILNTTVIDARNADIMSKQFDKIDQQQQDIDYQRIKIDKQEKKYTTQKHTLQLLLALLIISIVLGGYSIYSGYNNRKKKRELELRNSKITIQRNQIKKIADEVKISNEARVNFFTGLSHEFKTPITLILSSTESLTESKVIRDNKLLSEVGLIYNNSKRLLRLINQLLDFRKIEDRKFVLKASNTNLYKFSNLIFKDFEREAQKRNINFTITTNNEDLSVFIDRNLMDKVYFNLLSNAFKFTPNNGVVSINIEDDFNSNFVKIHFVDSGIGIPKKEMNKVFQAFFQGSNNNKTSSGIGLHLSKEFIELHKGTIEVISKHGTEFIITLYKDNVHLDSDEIIHEVDVIDSMLLCPDLDYEEDDFTEQLVLNNEDKYSILIIEDNLDLIKYLSGKLSIDYNVQVSDGADGIEKALEHIPDIIICDVSLPDKSGFDICEILKKDLRTSHIPIILLTAFNNKESYIKGLESGADLYLTKPFSFSILSQSIKTLIYNREKLRYYFVNNVHNISSSNNFGSIEQEFISMLNKIINNNMDNSKFSVENLAQDLNISRIQLYRKMKAIMGVNVSDYIQNIRLEKAKKMLKETSLTISEIAYATGFSSPNYFSTSFKNKFNNSPKAFRE; encoded by the coding sequence ATGCAGAAGATAACCTTAGTATATATTTTAAAATTGTCTATTATAGTAGGTTTAATTTTTGTTTCTGGATGTTCCAATATTTCAGAAACAAAAACATATACCATAGGGTTTTCTCAAACAGGGATTAATGATGAATGGAGAAAGTCTATGAATCAAGCCATGGAAATTCAAGCAGGTTTTTATCCGGAATTAGAACTTAAAATTCTCGATAGCAAAGACAATATAGACAATCAAATAAAAGACATAGAGCAATTAATTTCTGAAAAGATTGACATGTTAATTGTATCACCTATAAAATCTAAACCAATTACTCCCATTGTTGAAAGCGCTTTTAAAAGTGGTATTCCCGTTTTAATTGTTGACAGAAAAACGGATGGTGATAATTATACAGCTTATTTAGGAGGTGATAATTATGAGGTTGGAACCAATGCAGCCAACTATTTAGCTTCTCTAACAAATGAAAACAAAAACATAATTGAAGTTAAAGGGCTTGCGGGATCTTCGCCAGCCTTAGAGCGTAGTTTAGGTTTCAATGATGTAATTAATTCAACTAAAAATTTAGAAGTTGTTAAAACCATTGAAGGAAATTGGGAAAGTTATTCTATAAAGGATCCTTTAAGAGACATCTTAGAGAGTATAAAAGACATTGATTACATATTTGTACATAACGATAGAATGGCTTTGGGCGCTTGGGAAGTTGTTAAAGAGAAAAAGCTTCAAAAACGTATAAAAATATTAGGTGTAGATGGTTTAAATGGTCCTAATGGCGGTATACAATTGGTTAAAGAAAACAAATTGTTAGCGACTATTCTATACCCCACTGGTGGAGATGAAGCGATTCAGCTAGCTTTAAAAATATTGAATGGCGAACGGGTAGCAAAGAACAATATTTTAAACACAACAGTTATAGATGCTCGTAATGCGGATATTATGAGTAAGCAATTTGATAAAATAGACCAACAACAGCAAGATATAGATTATCAACGTATTAAAATAGATAAACAAGAAAAAAAGTACACTACACAAAAACACACTTTGCAGTTACTTTTAGCGCTATTAATTATTAGTATTGTTTTAGGAGGGTATAGTATTTATTCTGGATATAATAACAGGAAGAAAAAAAGAGAGTTAGAATTACGGAACAGTAAAATTACCATTCAACGAAATCAAATTAAAAAGATAGCAGACGAAGTTAAAATTAGTAACGAGGCAAGAGTTAATTTTTTTACAGGCCTGTCCCATGAGTTTAAAACACCTATTACGCTTATTTTATCTTCAACAGAATCTTTAACAGAAAGTAAAGTAATAAGAGATAACAAGCTTTTAAGCGAGGTGGGTTTAATATATAATAATTCGAAACGCTTGCTAAGATTAATTAATCAACTACTTGATTTTAGAAAAATTGAAGACAGGAAGTTTGTTTTAAAAGCGTCTAACACAAATTTATATAAATTTTCGAATTTAATATTTAAAGATTTTGAACGCGAAGCCCAGAAGCGAAACATTAATTTTACTATAACGACTAATAATGAAGATTTATCTGTTTTTATTGACAGAAATTTAATGGATAAAGTATATTTTAATTTACTATCGAATGCTTTTAAATTCACACCTAATAATGGTGTGGTTTCTATTAATATTGAAGATGATTTTAATAGCAATTTTGTAAAAATACACTTTGTAGATTCTGGAATAGGAATACCCAAAAAGGAAATGAATAAGGTGTTTCAAGCCTTTTTTCAAGGCTCAAATAATAATAAAACAAGTTCGGGTATAGGTTTGCATTTGTCTAAAGAATTTATTGAACTTCATAAAGGCACCATAGAAGTTATTTCTAAACATGGAACCGAATTTATAATTACACTTTATAAAGATAATGTGCATTTAGATTCTGATGAAATTATTCATGAGGTAGATGTTATTGATAGCATGCTTTTATGTCCTGATTTAGATTATGAAGAGGACGATTTTACAGAACAATTAGTTTTGAACAATGAAGATAAGTATTCCATTTTAATTATTGAGGATAACCTTGATTTGATAAAATATTTGAGCGGAAAATTATCTATAGATTATAATGTACAGGTGTCTGATGGTGCCGACGGTATAGAAAAAGCTTTAGAACATATTCCAGATATTATTATATGTGATGTGAGTTTACCTGACAAAAGTGGTTTCGATATCTGTGAAATTTTAAAGAAGGATTTAAGAACGTCACATATTCCTATTATCCTTTTAACAGCATTTAATAATAAAGAATCTTATATTAAAGGGTTAGAGTCTGGAGCAGATTTATATCTTACTAAACCATTTAGTTTTTCAATTTTATCGCAATCTATAAAAACACTTATTTATAACCGCGAGAAGCTCAGGTATTATTTTGTTAATAATGTTCATAATATAAGTTCTTCTAATAATTTTGGATCTATAGAGCAAGAATTTATTTCGATGTTGAATAAAATAATAAATAATAATATGGACAATTCTAAATTTTCTGTTGAAAATTTAGCTCAAGATCTAAATATATCTCGAATTCAGCTGTATAGAAAAATGAAGGCTATTATGGGGGTAAATGTGAGCGATTATATTCAAAATATACGATTGGAAAAAGCAAAAAAGATGCTAAAAGAGACCTCATTAACCATCTCTGAAATAGCCTATGCTACTGGGTTTTCTTCACCCAATTATTTTTCTACAAGCTTCAAAAATAAATTTAATAACTCTCCTAAAGCTTTTAGAGAGTAA
- a CDS encoding response regulator: MSLKNNIIMIIDDNEFDMYITSRLILSNHLADDVLEFDSGQLAINYLELNKDNVSQLPRLIFLDIYMPLMNGFQFIEQFKRLPAIVKEYCKICIVSSTVDDQYIYKAKIEEGINLFTSKPITVDYIKSIF; this comes from the coding sequence ATGAGTTTAAAAAATAATATAATCATGATAATTGATGATAATGAGTTTGATATGTATATCACCTCACGCTTGATTCTAAGTAATCATTTGGCAGATGATGTTTTAGAATTTGACTCAGGTCAGTTAGCAATAAATTATTTAGAATTGAATAAAGATAATGTATCGCAATTACCTCGTTTGATCTTTTTAGATATTTATATGCCTTTAATGAATGGTTTTCAGTTTATTGAACAATTTAAACGCTTACCAGCCATAGTTAAAGAGTATTGTAAAATTTGTATTGTTTCATCCACTGTTGATGATCAATATATTTATAAAGCTAAAATTGAAGAAGGCATTAATCTTTTTACTAGCAAGCCTATAACTGTTGATTATATTAAAAGTATTTTTTAG
- a CDS encoding LytTR family DNA-binding domain-containing protein, whose translation MKLIKAIIIDEDVSTIASLNQFALENHLIISISGSSENIISGLELIKTHKPELIFLNPTEKNLSDINYINELAFHKPKFVFVSSEKERAFEAFKHKAIDFLLKPLPSNDIILSIYKVSNYIEMEMTFQNQKIKDLNSLNSLYLNSDYLSVAFIDKIELIKKEDIIFCKAEGKYTEFHLVNGFRILSSKNLGEYQDVLGDKNFYRIHHSYIINIKHIIKITKKDGYYCEFSNNVKLPIAKRRQEGFSKFINL comes from the coding sequence ATGAAATTAATAAAGGCGATAATTATTGATGAAGATGTGAGTACAATTGCTTCATTAAATCAATTTGCCTTAGAAAATCATTTAATCATCTCTATATCTGGTTCTTCAGAAAATATTATAAGCGGATTAGAATTAATAAAAACACATAAGCCTGAATTAATTTTCTTAAATCCTACAGAAAAAAATCTATCAGATATAAATTATATTAACGAATTGGCTTTTCATAAACCAAAATTTGTATTTGTTTCTTCTGAAAAAGAGAGGGCATTCGAGGCCTTTAAACATAAAGCTATAGATTTTTTATTAAAACCATTACCTAGTAATGATATCATTTTATCTATTTATAAGGTGAGTAATTATATTGAGATGGAAATGACATTTCAAAATCAAAAAATCAAAGATTTGAATTCATTAAATTCTCTGTATTTAAATAGTGATTACTTATCGGTTGCTTTTATAGATAAAATAGAGCTTATTAAAAAAGAGGATATTATTTTTTGTAAAGCAGAAGGCAAGTATACAGAATTTCATTTGGTTAATGGTTTTAGAATTTTATCAAGCAAAAATTTAGGTGAATATCAAGATGTTTTAGGTGATAAGAATTTTTACAGAATACACCATTCTTACATCATAAATATTAAACACATTATAAAAATAACAAAAAAAGATGGCTACTATTGTGAATTTTCAAACAACGTAAAGCTTCCCATAGCTAAAAGAAGGCAAGAGGGTTTTTCGAAGTTTATAAATCTATAA
- a CDS encoding ATP-binding protein codes for MSDKEDLLRTNALQELNSMYTPPEKMFDDITSLAAFICDTPIALISLVDDKNQFFISHYGLDVNKTAIKEVFCTHAIKADEAVFIVEDATIDKRFKDHPLLLSNPNIVYYAGVPLVNEEGLKIGTLCVIDKFKRLLDKNQIKALKNLSNQVIYLLKLRESNNALKSYKLKLEDSYKRSSEFSTMAAHDLKSPMNGIKSFIDIINSKYKNVWDDKDEQYLKFIFENIQRMNSLIIGLLEYSKSDIDVINKERIDLEKLVKKVYDLIIQDLSITNAKLITSNLPIIISSEIAITTLFQNLMVNALKFQNKGANPEIQVTCEESEFKWIFSIEDNGIGIDAEHFNIIFNPFKRLHNQSQFSGSGLGLSTCKKIVESLKGELRVSSLKNKGSIFVIDLPKN; via the coding sequence ATGAGTGATAAGGAAGATTTATTAAGAACTAATGCTTTGCAGGAATTAAATAGTATGTATACACCTCCTGAAAAAATGTTCGATGATATTACAAGTCTTGCTGCCTTTATTTGCGATACCCCAATTGCATTAATTAGTTTGGTTGATGATAAAAATCAGTTTTTTATATCTCATTATGGTCTAGATGTTAACAAAACAGCTATTAAAGAGGTTTTTTGTACTCATGCCATTAAGGCTGATGAAGCTGTTTTTATAGTTGAAGACGCCACAATAGATAAAAGGTTTAAAGACCATCCCTTGCTGCTTTCAAACCCAAACATTGTATATTATGCAGGAGTTCCTTTGGTTAATGAAGAAGGACTAAAAATAGGAACTTTGTGTGTTATTGATAAATTTAAAAGGTTATTAGATAAAAATCAGATAAAGGCTCTTAAGAATCTTTCTAATCAGGTAATTTATCTTCTTAAACTAAGAGAAAGTAACAATGCGCTAAAATCTTATAAATTGAAGCTAGAAGATTCATATAAACGTAGTTCAGAATTCTCAACAATGGCTGCGCATGATTTAAAATCACCTATGAATGGGATTAAATCTTTTATAGACATAATTAATAGTAAGTACAAAAATGTATGGGATGATAAAGATGAACAGTATTTGAAATTTATTTTTGAGAATATTCAACGAATGAATAGTTTGATAATTGGTTTATTAGAGTATTCAAAAAGCGATATTGATGTTATTAATAAGGAACGTATTGATTTAGAAAAATTAGTTAAAAAAGTTTATGATTTAATAATACAGGATTTAAGTATTACAAATGCAAAACTTATAACCTCAAACTTGCCAATTATCATTTCCTCAGAAATAGCTATAACTACATTATTTCAAAATTTGATGGTGAACGCTCTCAAGTTTCAAAACAAAGGAGCCAATCCAGAAATACAAGTAACATGCGAGGAATCTGAATTTAAATGGATTTTTTCAATTGAAGATAATGGAATAGGGATTGATGCGGAACATTTTAATATCATATTTAATCCTTTTAAACGGTTGCACAACCAAAGCCAATTTTCTGGTAGTGGGTTAGGGTTATCTACTTGTAAAAAAATTGTAGAGAGTCTTAAAGGAGAATTAAGGGTGAGCTCTTTAAAGAATAAAGGTTCCATATTTGTGATTGATCTTCCAAAAAATTAA
- a CDS encoding T9SS type A sorting domain-containing protein: MTLIFLGLGTINTNAQESLNTSGGIVSGSDGSINQSIGQMFNNPVGDSNQIMYQGVQYAVDLISLDTNSYEFELSIMAFPNPSSSELNLQVSKINNNDLSYEMYDLLGRLVKSSSISAEKTKINIENLQNAVYQLNVFSNNKNLIKSFKIIKN; the protein is encoded by the coding sequence TTGACCTTAATCTTTTTAGGTTTAGGAACAATCAATACCAATGCTCAAGAATCCCTAAATACATCTGGAGGAATCGTTTCTGGCTCAGATGGTTCCATAAACCAGTCAATTGGACAAATGTTCAATAATCCTGTAGGGGATTCTAACCAAATTATGTACCAAGGAGTTCAATATGCAGTAGACCTTATAAGCCTTGATACAAATTCGTATGAATTTGAACTTAGTATTATGGCTTTTCCTAATCCAAGTTCTTCCGAACTTAATTTACAGGTAAGCAAAATAAACAACAATGACCTTAGTTACGAAATGTACGATTTACTAGGACGCCTTGTTAAATCAAGTTCCATTTCTGCAGAAAAAACAAAAATTAACATAGAAAATTTACAAAATGCTGTTTATCAATTAAATGTTTTTTCAAACAATAAAAACCTTATTAAATCTTTTAAAATAATTAAAAATTAA
- a CDS encoding YegP family protein — MAKFEIYKDKKSEFRFRLKAGNGQNILASEGYTAKSGCTNGIESVKKNSTDDSRYERLQSKSGSPYFNLKAANNQVIGTSEMYSSNSAMENGISSVKNNAPTASIEDLT; from the coding sequence ATGGCAAAATTTGAAATATACAAAGACAAAAAAAGTGAATTTAGATTTAGACTTAAAGCAGGTAATGGACAAAATATTCTCGCTAGCGAAGGGTATACTGCTAAATCTGGATGTACAAATGGTATTGAATCTGTAAAAAAGAATTCAACTGATGATTCAAGATACGAAAGATTACAATCCAAAAGCGGTAGTCCTTATTTTAACTTGAAAGCAGCTAATAATCAAGTTATAGGAACTAGTGAAATGTATTCATCTAACAGTGCTATGGAAAACGGTATTAGTTCTGTAAAAAATAATGCACCTACAGCAAGTATTGAAGACTTAACTTAA
- a CDS encoding DUF6266 family protein: MGTFSKGILGGFSGKVGNVVGARWRGKDIMRSLPARGNYRPTQAQMDQRNRFTTVIKFLTPIKDILSAYFGKQQGDKSSFNLATGYHIKYALLPDPLEGYTIDYPKVLVGKGDLRGLSNGAVALDANQTLTITWNDNSGQGNASATDGLVVVVYCKALDLFETANPAGTRELTTLQIPLPAYWTAQQVDVWATFVTADAKLAATSTYLGTVTLA; the protein is encoded by the coding sequence ATGGGAACATTTAGTAAAGGCATCCTTGGAGGTTTCTCCGGAAAAGTTGGCAACGTTGTGGGTGCACGTTGGCGCGGTAAAGATATTATGCGCAGTTTACCGGCACGAGGTAATTATAGACCTACACAAGCGCAAATGGATCAACGTAACCGCTTTACAACGGTTATAAAGTTTTTAACGCCTATAAAGGACATCCTTTCGGCGTATTTTGGTAAACAGCAAGGCGACAAGTCTAGCTTTAATTTAGCAACGGGCTACCACATTAAATACGCCCTTTTGCCAGACCCTTTAGAGGGGTATACCATTGATTACCCCAAAGTACTTGTTGGCAAGGGCGATTTACGGGGCCTCTCCAATGGGGCGGTAGCGCTCGATGCAAACCAAACCCTTACAATTACCTGGAACGACAATAGCGGACAAGGTAATGCCTCGGCTACCGATGGCTTGGTTGTGGTGGTGTATTGCAAAGCACTCGATTTGTTTGAAACGGCTAACCCTGCGGGCACCCGTGAATTAACAACGCTGCAAATACCCTTACCGGCCTATTGGACAGCACAGCAAGTAGATGTGTGGGCAACCTTTGTAACGGCCGATGCAAAACTGGCGGCTACTAGTACCTATTTGGGAACGGTAACGCTAGCTTAA
- a CDS encoding tyrosine-type recombinase/integrase, with the protein MQPTIYQPLKEAKRIKVFIPYDMIVVREALKKMDSSFWHPHQKLWSVINTAQNFEHLKKICGGNYNIEKDIRFTPIPSVPLTENALEALYELEKALVLKQYSHSSIQVYKKMFSVFLGKFMHRNLKEVTKEDIEGFVYELITKSKISESYQNQLINAIKAYYEHALKTPREYYDIQRPKKAVSIPNVLSKTEVLNIIQSPQNIKHKAILHTIYGSGLRISELLNLRITDIHSNDGYLFIKDSKGKKDRKTILPEQLLVLLRTYYKAYKPSYWLFEGQSGCKYSTASIRAIFRKAVNDTNSNPWATVHTLRHSFATHCIENNINIRHLQNMLGHSSPKTTEIYTKTIEINNKTIISPLDTLLKSNILHL; encoded by the coding sequence ATGCAACCTACTATATATCAACCACTTAAAGAAGCGAAGCGTATTAAGGTTTTTATACCCTATGACATGATTGTGGTTAGGGAGGCTTTAAAAAAAATGGATAGCAGTTTTTGGCATCCACATCAAAAACTCTGGTCTGTTATTAATACAGCCCAAAATTTTGAACATTTAAAAAAGATTTGTGGTGGAAATTATAACATTGAAAAAGATATCCGTTTTACACCCATACCTAGTGTGCCACTGACTGAAAATGCACTGGAAGCGCTTTATGAACTTGAAAAAGCACTGGTTTTAAAGCAGTACAGCCATTCAAGCATTCAAGTTTACAAAAAAATGTTTAGTGTGTTTTTGGGCAAATTTATGCATAGAAACCTAAAAGAAGTTACAAAAGAAGACATTGAAGGTTTTGTGTATGAACTTATTACCAAGAGTAAGATTAGTGAAAGTTACCAAAATCAATTGATCAATGCCATTAAAGCCTATTATGAACACGCTCTAAAAACACCCAGAGAATATTATGATATTCAACGTCCAAAAAAGGCAGTATCCATACCAAATGTATTGAGTAAAACGGAGGTATTAAACATCATCCAATCTCCACAAAACATCAAACACAAAGCCATTTTGCATACCATTTATGGCAGTGGATTACGTATATCGGAGCTTTTGAATTTACGAATTACAGATATTCATTCTAATGATGGTTATTTATTTATAAAAGATAGTAAAGGTAAAAAAGACAGGAAAACCATATTACCTGAACAGTTATTAGTATTATTAAGAACTTACTATAAAGCCTATAAGCCATCGTACTGGCTTTTTGAAGGCCAATCGGGTTGCAAATACAGTACCGCAAGCATACGAGCTATATTTAGAAAAGCGGTTAACGATACAAATTCTAACCCATGGGCAACCGTACATACCTTGCGCCATTCATTTGCCACACATTGTATTGAAAACAACATCAATATTCGGCATTTACAGAATATGTTAGGTCATAGTTCCCCAAAAACAACCGAAATTTATACTAAAACTATTGAAATTAATAATAAGACTATTATAAGCCCATTGGATACGTTATTAAAAAGTAATATATTGCATCTATAA
- the ltrA gene encoding group II intron reverse transcriptase/maturase, producing MIEQVLSATNLYKATRQVERNKGANGVDGMKTTALSAYILENRSLILSTIRTNSYVPNSILGVTIPKGPGKTRLLGIPTVVDRWLQQAVSQQLMVHFEYDFEPVSYGFRPQKNIQKAVLQAQGYINDGYQDIVDIDLQGFFDEVDHCILLQLIYRKVKCPTTLRLIRKWLRAPILIDGTLKKRRKGIPQGSPISPLLSNIMLDVLDKEMKSMGLRYVRYADDFSVYAKSKSEAKTIGNKLFIFLRDRLKLPINKAKSGIRRPVNFELLGHGFVPVYKKGIKGQYALVVTKKGWAKFKRNLKSITKKTKPMSLFERLDRLNQVCRGWMNNYRLTNIYAKVKKLDEWLRNRLRYCIWHDWKKLERKRKNLIRLGIEIGQAYAWSRTRMGGWAVAQSPILKTTITVSRLKRKGYKPLLDYINNTQTSIW from the coding sequence ATGATTGAACAGGTATTATCAGCAACAAACCTTTATAAAGCAACACGCCAAGTGGAGCGCAATAAAGGAGCGAACGGCGTAGATGGTATGAAAACAACGGCACTTTCGGCATACATATTGGAAAACCGTTCGCTTATATTATCTACAATTCGCACAAATAGCTATGTGCCAAATTCAATTTTAGGAGTAACCATTCCAAAAGGACCGGGTAAAACCCGATTATTAGGAATACCAACAGTAGTAGATAGGTGGCTACAACAGGCGGTAAGTCAACAATTAATGGTTCATTTTGAATATGATTTTGAACCTGTTAGTTATGGATTTCGCCCACAAAAGAACATCCAAAAAGCAGTATTACAAGCACAAGGCTACATCAATGATGGTTACCAAGATATTGTAGATATTGATTTACAAGGGTTCTTTGATGAAGTAGACCACTGTATCTTACTTCAACTTATTTACCGCAAAGTAAAATGTCCAACCACCTTGCGATTAATCCGAAAATGGTTAAGAGCGCCCATCTTAATAGATGGAACACTCAAAAAGCGCAGAAAAGGGATCCCTCAAGGTAGTCCCATTAGTCCCTTATTATCTAACATTATGTTAGATGTTTTGGACAAAGAAATGAAAAGCATGGGCTTGCGCTATGTTCGCTACGCAGACGACTTTAGTGTTTACGCAAAAAGTAAAAGCGAGGCAAAAACTATAGGAAATAAACTGTTTATCTTTTTAAGAGATAGACTTAAACTACCTATAAATAAAGCCAAAAGCGGCATTCGCAGACCTGTAAACTTTGAGTTACTTGGGCATGGATTTGTACCCGTTTATAAAAAGGGTATAAAAGGACAATATGCACTAGTGGTAACCAAGAAAGGTTGGGCAAAGTTTAAACGTAACTTGAAAAGTATCACCAAGAAAACCAAACCCATGTCGTTATTCGAACGTCTGGATCGGCTTAATCAAGTCTGTCGAGGCTGGATGAATAATTACCGCTTAACTAACATCTATGCAAAAGTTAAAAAGCTAGATGAATGGTTAAGAAATCGGTTACGCTATTGTATTTGGCACGATTGGAAAAAGCTAGAGAGGAAACGTAAAAATCTCATTCGATTAGGTATAGAAATCGGACAAGCCTATGCTTGGAGTCGCACCAGAATGGGAGGTTGGGCAGTCGCTCAAAGTCCTATTTTAAAGACGACTATTACAGTTTCTAGGCTTAAACGAAAAGGGTATAAACCTTTGTTAGATTACATTAATAATACGCAAACTTCAATTTGGTGA
- a CDS encoding mobile mystery protein A produces the protein MRNKQKLLIEQLDQKLQPFSETRKVLVPERGWINTIRTSLNMTMAQLGAKLNITRQGVKRIEESEANGTITLNSLKDVANAIDLKLVYALVPLNGTINDLIQIKAKKLARKIVLRTNQNMKLEDQGIGDEKIAKTIKELASEIKREMKKSLWD, from the coding sequence ATGAGAAATAAGCAAAAACTTTTAATTGAGCAATTGGACCAAAAACTTCAACCATTCTCTGAAACCAGAAAGGTCCTGGTCCCAGAACGTGGATGGATAAATACAATTCGGACATCACTTAATATGACAATGGCACAACTTGGTGCCAAATTAAATATAACAAGACAAGGAGTAAAAAGAATAGAGGAAAGTGAAGCTAATGGTACGATAACGCTCAATTCTTTAAAAGATGTAGCCAATGCAATTGACTTGAAATTAGTATATGCACTGGTCCCACTAAATGGGACCATAAACGATTTAATTCAAATAAAAGCAAAAAAGCTGGCCCGAAAAATAGTTTTAAGAACTAACCAAAATATGAAATTAGAGGACCAAGGAATTGGAGATGAAAAGATAGCCAAAACCATAAAGGAGCTTGCTAGCGAAATAAAACGAGAGATGAAAAAATCATTATGGGATTAG
- a CDS encoding mobile mystery protein B — MGLEFDYKDGQTPLDEEEKEGLKIKSITTQGELDEFEQLNIEKAVEWTIHSKFKLEKILTEKFMKDLHKKMYGDVWKWAGEFRKTEKNIGIPWTQIGIELKNLLDDTKYWIDNNTFPPEEIAIRFKHRIVSIHCFPNGNGRHSRMVADIIMESIFGNEIFSWHQSNMVKANETRNQYIKALREADKGNFKQLIEFAKN, encoded by the coding sequence ATGGGATTAGAATTCGATTATAAAGATGGACAAACACCTTTAGACGAAGAAGAAAAGGAAGGTCTTAAAATAAAGTCTATCACTACTCAAGGAGAACTAGATGAATTTGAGCAATTGAACATTGAAAAAGCAGTTGAATGGACTATTCATTCAAAATTCAAACTTGAAAAAATTTTAACTGAAAAGTTTATGAAAGACTTACACAAAAAAATGTATGGTGATGTATGGAAATGGGCAGGAGAATTTAGAAAGACTGAAAAGAACATTGGAATTCCGTGGACACAAATTGGAATTGAATTAAAAAATTTATTGGACGACACTAAATATTGGATAGATAACAACACTTTTCCACCTGAAGAAATAGCTATAAGATTTAAACATCGCATAGTATCCATTCATTGCTTTCCAAACGGAAATGGAAGACACTCAAGGATGGTGGCTGATATAATTATGGAATCAATATTTGGCAATGAAATATTTTCTTGGCATCAATCAAATATGGTTAAAGCTAACGAAACAAGAAATCAATATATAAAAGCTTTGAGAGAAGCTGATAAAGGAAATTTCAAACAGTTAATTGAATTTGCAAAAAACTAA